CACGAGGGCACCGTGCTCTCGGAGGGCTCGCTCGAGCGCGTGCAGGCCGACGAGCGCGTCGTCGAGGCGTACCTGGGGCGCGGCAAGGTGCGGGGGGCGGCCTGATGCTCGCCGTCAACGCGATCGACGTCTACTACGGGGAGAGCCGCGTCCTCACGCGCCTGGGCCTCTCGGTCGGCGCCGGGCAGGTCGTGTGCGTCATGGGCCGGAACGGGGTCGGCAAGACGACCCTCCTGAAGGCCGTCATGGGGCTCCTCACGCCGCGCACGGGCACGATCGAGTGGGAGGGACGGGACATCACGCGCCGCGCGCCCTATGAGCGCGCGCTGCTCGGGATCGGCTACGTGCCGCAGGGGCGCGAGATCTTCCCGGCGCTGACCGTGCGCGACAACCTGGTGCTCGGCGCCCGCCAGAAGCGGCCGGCGCCCGACCGGCTGGACTACGTCCTCTCGCTGTTCCCGGCGCTCGGCGGCATGCTCGGCAGGCGCGGCGGCGACCTCTCCGGCGGCCAGCAGCAGCAGCT
This window of the Candidatus Methylomirabilota bacterium genome carries:
- the urtE gene encoding urea ABC transporter ATP-binding subunit UrtE, with the translated sequence MLAVNAIDVYYGESRVLTRLGLSVGAGQVVCVMGRNGVGKTTLLKAVMGLLTPRTGTIEWEGRDITRRAPYERALLGIGYVPQGREIFPALTVRDNLVLGARQKRPAPDRLDYVLSLFPALGGMLGRRGGDLSGGQQQQLAIARALIADPSLLLLDEPTEGIQPSIVDEIADVLQRIKREGTRSILLVEQYLEFARSICDRFYVMDKGVVALEGERRTFDVDTVSALLSV